tatTACTCTCACGCAGTATTGGACAGATTTAAGCCGGTACTACCGGCTAATTTTTCAGTACACATTTTTACGTAATTATctgcagaaaattacattttccaactcagaaaaatctattgagtccaaatattatatttaaattttctaattaacattctaaatttttgaacctattctagacaattaaattattttaattaaacagTTAATTAATTGCGATTCTTACAATtggattaataataaaaaaacaaacaacaaTTAGTGAACAATAGTAAAATAATTCCTTCATAGTGATATTATTTATAGAGATGGaagaaaaaattcatattaatatAGTAAATCTTGCTTGGATTACTTTAATGGTTGTTttcacatttttcttttctcttagtATGGGGAGGAAGTGGACTTCAAAAGTACGACTAATTGGGGTAGGAGATCCAGCTATATCAATTGTTTTCTAACTGGGTTATTAAATTTTTCTATTGAATATTCTTTATTTCATTTCCTTTTAATTAATACCATACCAATTCTTTTAATTCAAATATATCCACATTTCGTAAGTCTATTTTATTTGAGTGGTGTAATGTAATCAATGCATAATACAAACAAAATAATCTATCAATTatccaatagtaaaatttattaaaatttctaTTTGGATAAATTGGCTCTTACCaaagttatatataaaaaatgagtaACTGTAAACTCCCCCCCCCTTAAcacctctttttccttttttccccttttttcaaACGAATTCATCTTTCGAACCATATCTCATCCCGTATGTGATGAAATAGGATGAATTGAGACAGTATTTTGTAAATACGTAATTATCTTGAATATATCAACCATTTATTTACTTTTCGATTATccgaaaagaacaaaaaaaacatCTTGTTCTTTTTCAACAATTTCTGATATCTAGTAGACTTCTCAGTAGGATTCGAACCCAGATGCagttttaagaaaaaaaagaacaataGGCTCTTATAGAATTGCCAAAAAATTCTTCGATTTCTTCTGAAAGCAGATGATTATTCATCTGCTTCTCACATTCTATGAATAGTCGACACATTGAAGAATATCCAAAGAGACATTTAGAGAATCGCTTTGATTCTATTTATGTTCGTTCCGTTTGAAGAAAGGAAGAATCCAAACAAAGAATCaatctttcttttagttgtatcTCTTTGATTGGTCAATGTATGATATTCCAAACCCTCGTTTCTAATGAAATTTCTGGATTGATCAAAAGATCCTTTTAATTGGCTAAAATCCGTTTGAATGAAACTAGATCTCGTGAAATCATATTGACTATTTGATGATACATTCCATACCTTGCTAAAATATCAATCTTTGTTTACCAACCACACATTATCTAATCAAATCCAATTTTCTCTCGATATGCTCCTCAAAATCCGATTCGCGCGAATTCTTCCCCCAACTAGCGAAGAGATCTTGGCAGAGTTGCCACGTGAAATTGAGCACCATTTTGCAAAAAAAATAGCCCGCTTATTTCTCAAAAAGAAATGGAAAACATGCTCAATATCATTTGATTGAGCACCCGTGTAACGTCGCCCTATATTCCAATTCCACGACAGACAATCGATGTGTATCAATGATGTCAAAAGGGCGGTAATAGTATTTGGGGGAGCACAGGAATTGCATAAATACTCCCGGTAGAGTAAATTTTATTTGTCTGTTCTCCAGAGGTTACTGTAGAATTTATAAATATAACAACAAATTGTAACAACAACAAAGGGGAGGGGGGAAAACGATCGGTGTACAAATCAACGAGGGAAAAAAAAACTGTTTTCTagaaggaaacaaaaaaaaaaggctatGCATTACCCAAGTTACCTCAGTTACAGATGCCTCGAGTCTTCTGCTGCCTAACTTTGCAGGACACTGGACCAAGAAGATCGCGGCGTGCCTTTTGTTTTCATTAAAAGAGTTGGTTTGATATTTACTTCATAATCTTCCAACTGCAAGCTCAAGGAATCGCTGTCGCACAATGTTAGCGCTAATGATTGACCAACAGTTTTTGTATAGTCATCCTGAAGGCTGATGTAGTCAGTAAGTTCTCCTTCAAGATCATCACTCAGATCACGTTGCCCTGGAATAACTACGATTCCAGCTTCAGAAACATTAATCGGAACAGAAGCAAAGTAACGCCCTCTGCTGTTACTATTACTCTGATCTCCAgatctcttccttttctttcccttttgtTTTTCGGGATGATGAAGCTTGCATCTGGTTCCTTTCGTACAGGTGCCCGTTGCTTGAAAAGTAGGACAGATACAACTGTGCTTCTTCCTACACTGATCATACATGAGCAAGCGAGTATTAGTCTCCGGTCATTTATGCACACAAATTTTTCGAAGAACAGTCAGCAGAGCCTAGAGTACAGAAaagattataattaaataaacaagaTTACACTTAGCAGTATTACTCCATTAGGATTAGCAATCCAACACAAACAGTGCAACAGGCTGCAACTGACTAGTCAATATGAAATTCTACTCAATGAACCCAAGTTGACATTAGAACCCTATGGCCTATACCCTACATAAATACAATGAACCACCGGATCATATCCATATTCTGCTAGTTGAAATGGAAATTCATACGCAAAGAAATGGATATTCTAGCAAAATGAGGAACAAATTAAATATTCAATATTatccagaaaacaaaattaattatgttGGTTAATACCTCATTCCCATCAGCACAATAACCCTTGAGAAATCCTTCACAAACAGAAGCCTTAGGGTTCACATTGACATGTCTATATGGGCAATTTCGGTTTGTGCATAAGCCTGCCATGAAAGTCGTCAGAATTATAACTTCCTTTGGAAGGAAAAAGACGAATTATATCAAAGATTACTTTCTAATAACCTTGCAGAAAATAAGAACAATCTGGCATTCTCTCTGGTATAACCTGCACAAGTGATTAACTTCAGTTTAGAGACAGGAGTAAATGCAGTAGATAACATTCAATGTCTTGGACTTGCTGCTATAACAAAACCTTATGAGTCAATTTGCAGCTGGGAGTAGAACATAAACCATTCAGGAACTTAGTACAGACAGCAATTTTTGAGGGATCATGAACATAAGGGCATTTCCCACCCTCCTTGTTACATTTCCCAAATCTTGTAAAAAACTGACAATACTTCTGCTTTCGAGCCAACCGTTGCCTGGCAGTATGCAAGCTCCATCTAACTTTTTCATTTGCCAATTTTCGAGTTCGTTTTTTTGGGTCTCTGATAAGCTGATTACCATTTCCAATTCGGACATATCTGTGAAAATTGATTCAGCATAGCAAGATCAATAACACTGCAGGACTTGGCATTATACAAATATTTTCCCTTTGGCTGCTTTTAAGCTAAGACAACCAACACTGACGAAATTCAAAATACTATAGGTATAAAAGCCAGTGCATAATAAGAGGGAACATACTCATCATTTCCAATCACCAATCTCCTAGGAATGTAAGCTCTTTTCACAACCAAGCCCGAATCAGCAGTGGCAGACGACAGGGATTCATCATCTACAAAAAGAATTGTAAGTGAAACATTGTAAGACCAAGTAATAGGATCTATTAACTGCTAGAGAAAAACAGCAGACTTATCCACAGAATATAATGACAAAAGAATGGGAAGCTGAACAGAAATGGAAGAACATTCATAATGGTCAATCCCATATTGGAAACAAAAGAAAGCTTAATGATTCCACACCTCACATTGCATAAACAAGAAATCAACTACAAACAAACTAAATGGTGTGGAGTATTTTACATAAGATAAgcaataaaaaaattgagaacaTTTCAAGAATATACAGGCAGGGCATATGTACACAGCCATGACAACATATGGGGTGAGTAATTCCAAattttgaacccatgaccaacaAGTCACAAGGCATCAAGGCTTATATGTTTGGATTTTTCTTTCTGCACCTTTACCATCATAtagacattaaaataaaaaaagggtaGCCCAGTGCACAAGCATTCCACATTAACGGAGGGTCCAGAAAAGGGTCATACCCAAAGGGTATAATGTACACAGCCTAACCTGTTAATTACATCAGTGGCTGTTTACACGGATTGAACCCGTGACCTTAAGGTCACACAGAGATAACACAACCATTGCTCCAAGGCTCCACTTCTATAGTATAGACATTAAGTTAATCAAAATGAGTCATAATGCTAACAGGTAATTCACTGCAAATGTTCAACTAGGGAACACATCTTTGGGAGAGGAAATAGGTCAGAGTCTTTTAGACATGCCTCGCCTATAATGCTATTTCAAAGGCTATTCATTATTGAAGTTGAAAAGAAACTAGCAAGCATTGCTTAGCTGAtgcaattaaattttttgttctaaGGAGCATCCATCATCCTTTCATTCAGTTCTTAATCTATCCCACAATGTTTTTTCATTGTGCTTAGAAGAATCTTGAAAACTGTCATACCACAATTTGTCCTTCAGCAGTCTGAGGCACCGTATTTCCAAATTACGGTTTTCATCATTCATGGCTTCAACAAAAGCCAGACAGCTTAAATATGATTCTTGGTCCCTATAAATATAGGTCATTTTGATTTTAATCTCTCTTTCcacttctctctttctttttttgtgcTTTTAGTCTTCATCATTAATAGCTTCGATCATTATATTTCATTAAAAAATGATTTTAGTTTGTACAAATATAATAAGTGACCTATAAATATCCCTGCAAATGCTTCATTGAGCCTAGGGGCGTATCATGTTTTTGGTGGACTGAAAAGTATGAAAGGACACACAAGGTTCAAGTAAAATGGTTCTCACAGAAATCCTGACCACCTGAAATCCTCTGAAGTGTGCGCCTGGAAGGATCCATTTTGTAGCGAACTGAACCAATACGGAATATACGTTCTACAAAATCAACCCATTACTTTCAGCCAGTaaggaaaaacaaagataaaTAGAACACAGAGCATAAATAAGCTTTAATAGCACGTTAAACAAATAGTCTGCAGCTTTATGATATGACAAACTCTCATGGAAAGAATGTTTCCTACTATTTGCATGGGAACCAACGCAAGCTGCACCTTTTTGCTCTCTCTTTTTCCTCTCTACTGCAGCAACAGCAAGTGTGGCCTCCTAAAATGATGATGAGAAACTGTTAAGTTCACTGACTAAGAAAGATCTATTTGCATAAAGTAAAATATACCAAAAGCCAAACTAACCTCATTAGCTTGCTTTGAGTTCTTCTCAATGGATTTGGACCATTTTAAACTAGACCCACCAACACTTAATACCTTGGATTTCCAAAGAGAAAACCCACGGGTTGACCTAGTGTAAACAGTATCCATCTTTCTGAAATGAAGCATTTTCTTactaaaataaaacagaaatcaAAAGTTTGCAATTTTGGGCTGCTGGTTGCACACAACCCAAAGCAGGAGAAACAAAGCAAACATAAATGAAGGAGTATCAAATGCTGAGTACCTAACTGCTGATAAGAAGGTACTATTGGAACATGAAGCAGAATTATGAATGACGCTTCTTAAATATGTTGGTCTTTTCCATGGAAATAACTGAGGCAAAACCCTTTGAGAATGCCATGAATTATGGCCATTTTTAGGTGACTTTTTGCCACATAATGTCCAGACTAATGAGGCTCTTAAAGATTTGAATGATCTCCCAGCAACTGAAAAGGATAAAGTTAAGTCTCAGCTCTAACCATGAATAAAGGGAAATAAAGCTATTATATGGAATAGCACCAACAGCTCAAAATTCCTCAGCCAACAGTGAGTCACAGCAAGGGCTGGGAATGGAGAAATCACTCCACCATAAGCTCAAACGAATAGACTCAAGACATGCAGAGATATAACATAAACACAAGCAAAcaacgaaataaaataaaaagctcTAAAAGTTAGGCTCAGGACATATAGAAAATTGTGAAGCTGATATTGGAAGAAAATGCCATTTATGCATTCATATATAAACATATAAAAGAAGAGATGAACACAAACAGAATTCTTGTAAAACAAGGGACACATTTCTAGCAGGTACAAACTAATGGATAGATGCATATAGCAAGCAGTTCAGTGtacttttaaattattatattttaaacagcAAACAGTATTCAACTGAATACATGATATGCATCTACTGCAGCCCCAATCCAAAAGTTATATATTTCCCAACGATGGTATGAGATTCAAAAGAGCAAAAATTATATGGATATGAATTAGGCAAAATAATAAGTTCTCCACCTATACCTTTATGTAACTGCCTCTTACTAAGCTTTCTGTTGCAAAGCACCTTACAAGACCCCTGACCATCAGAATCTAGAGTGGCTTTCGGCACTGCAACAGTCTGGTTCATATTCCTAACTAACTGATTTTTGCACCTCTTGTAGTAGCCTTCAGAGAAGGCTGTTTGGGACTTCTCATCACGAGAATTTGAAGTCGCTACCAACTGATTTGTTTTGGGCTTTGTATATACAATTCTCTTGGTGCTGAAAGAAGAAATGTGTCCATCATTTGCTTCAACTTGGTTCTCCAGCTTACTCAGTGGACTACTTTGATTATCAGGAGTTTCGTACTGATTTGAATCATCTTTGGAAGAGTTTGGTGTATCATTGATATCTATCAGTTTTCTAGGATCTGATGCATTTTCATAGCAACCACTGGAAGGAGGTTCTACCAATGGGGAAGATATATTTTCCTCTGATAATGTGCCAATGGATAGTGAAGGTTTTCTCTGACTCTGCTGAGGGACCTCTGCTACTCCTGTTTTCAAGGTCAGTTGATCTGACACATCAATCCTGCTCCCAGATCTGGTACTCTTTGATAATTCATCTAAGCTCAAAGGTGACTTATTTACAGAAGAGATCTGAGTAAAAGAAACTGTAGTAGGCTGTCTTACAAGACTGTTACCTTTACGAATGTAAGAGGTATTCTGAAAGTTTCCTTTCCTATCTAGAATTTGCCTTTTGGGAAGAAATTTTCCTGGCGAAAGCTTGTTTCCAGGTAAAGAACCTTGAGAATTATTACCAGAACGTCGCCAAGTTCGAGGATTTGAGAGATGGGTTGAAGAGGCAGATGTCTTTGAATTTGACTTTGAAATGATGAACGAACGACCCTTTTGAGTTTTTGGCATGGCACCTCCAAGGGTATTTTTGCTCCCATTTTCTGAAAAATAAGAAACTGGACCATTATTTGAAACCTTGGAGTTGACTTGGGATGATTGTCGCATTAGATTCCTCTCAACTGGGTTACTATGCCCAGTTGCATTAGCTGACTTCATAATCTTATTAGTATGCTGTATTGGTGAAGTACAAGTAGGCAAATCAGAACCATGTTCAACTGCAGATATATCCCCACAATTGTTTTCATCTTGGATTGATGTACAATTTAAATTCCCTCTCTCAGGTGCTTCCGATATCCCTTGAGAACACACATCTGATGGTGCTTCAGGTGCATCCTCCTCCAAATCACCATCGGAAGGATGGGACACAATGCTCTGTTGATGAATTAAACTGTCCTTCATATCTCCCTTATTATATCCAGACGCCAAAATGTCAGTTTGCATTTGAGTGCCATTTTCTTTGCATTCACCATCCAACAATGGGAACTGAATGTCCAAGTCCTCACGAAGTGAATAAGATGCAAAATCTGAGTTCTTTAATTCAAAATGGTCAGAACTCATGGTTTCATTATTTGCATATCTAGCGTCACAAGAACCTCCAACAAAATTGTCAGACAATTTCCTACTATCCTCTGAACATGACAATGATTGTGCACTAAACAGAACATCCATGCTTGACAATGCAACTTCTTTTTCGGGTGCTTGTTTATCACTGAAAGAAACAGGAAAATCCGCACAAGATTTGGATACCACAACTGCATCACTCAACTCAGAGGTAGTCGTGACTTTGATCCCTTTAGATAATAGTGAAAGATAATTTGCATCATCAATCTCATTATCTCTAACACAAAGCTCAGCCTCTGAAAGCTCCTTTTTCCCATGTAAAGTAATGATCCCATTCAAGCACGATTCCAGGTTAGAACCTAAGCTTTGAACAGATTGATCCAAAACTTCTGAACAACATGCATCCTTCACCTTCACACTTGAGGCAGTATCCCAATCATTTGCATGGCTAACTGAATTTACAGGTTTTGGAGAAATTCCCTCCATCTTTGAGTGCAAAAACTTTGAATGAGTCCTAgcttttctctttttcatattGTTTATATCCCCTTCACCAAATCCAACAGAAAGATTAGAACTTGAAAATGGCTCTTCCTTGCCACAATTCTCAGAAGATATGGCAGCGTAACTGGGGGAAACATCCTTCACAGCATCATTAGTGATGTCAGAACACTGACCAGCGGTACCATCTTCTAAATTGACCAGTCCACTATAAGAACCCTGTGTCACAGCAATAGCATTTTGTATGCAATCTGTACCAGAGTGAATCTTAATTTTTCCTGAATTTGAAGGGGCAGACATTGCGCTGCTTGATGCAGGGTTGATCACGTCTGGATTTTCTTCCAAAATAGCATACTTGGTGATAATAGTAGGGACCATAAGTCCAAAACCAGATTCACCAGTAAGACCACATTCAGTAACTGTAAGCTTCTCTTTAGATCCTTTAAGATCACCAGAAATTAGGCCATAAACGCTACTAGCAGAGTTATATGTATTAGTGTGATCTGACTTACCAATATTGTCAGCTGAACTAAGAACGCTGTCATCTACTACATCTATAACAAACCCATTCTGTGGACATCTTACATTTGAATAATTCTCACATGATTGAGACTCTTGATTCTGACATAGCTGTTTAATATCACAACCCACATCATTGATTTTGGAAGTACTTCCATTTAATAATTCAGGAACCATGTTAGTATCTGGCATTCTACGCAAGTCATGGACAGAATTATTTGCATCTAAACACTCAGAATCAATCTTTTTAGCTTCACCAGTAGAAGCACAAGATTGAGAATTTGGAATGTTAAGGCCACTTTCAAACCTGGCGGCTCCTTTCTGAGTATCTGAATCTTCATCAGTTTCACATTCTCGTGACCTGGAATGTGGCCCCAAACTCAGCAGGGTTAGATCTCCATTTCTATCTTCAAGCAATTGATTCCGATCCTTTGATAAATTGTATGAACTATGGCCAGGCATTGACATCTTGTCTACAGTGATGTTTTTCTGCTCCAGACAAGGTTCAACTTTGTTGGGAACAGAGACAGATGAAGAACTAGGTATGACTCGATCAGGTTGCACACATCCATGAACCTTATTCACTGATCGTGAATTTGACATTGTAGATTTTGGATTTCCAACAACTTTCTTCACTACTCTCTTGACAACTTTTTTCTTCTTGACAACCCTTGGGGAGGACTTACCAGAGTGAATTTTGGTACTTCCACCTGCAACCTCATTTTTCACACTATCAGTCTCACGGGTGCAAGGTTGAGAACAAGGATTAACAACATTATTCTGTAAGCTTAAATCATTCACAGATCCAGAGCAGTCATTCACTTTGCATGATGAGCTATTCAAAGTTACAACATCCCTAGATACTTTTGCAGCTTCCAAACCAGAACAATCACTATCGGATACTGAaaccttttttctcttttctgaGGGAGTTAAATCAGCATCAGAGACAGAATTCATATTTGTATCAGTAACAACAGTCGAAGTCGAAGCGGTCACAATAGCCTTCGCAACCAGGGAATTTGATTCAAAAGAGATATCAAGTTCCACAGGACTtccttccctttcttcttgtTTCATCCCATGACCTACATGCCCACACTGCTCCTTGCCCCTGAAATCATTAGTGTTAGACTCAGCAGAATAACCAGCATTCCGTAATTGTTCAATCTCACGATTCCTATAACTTGGTTTTGCATTCTGGATCCTAAGAAGAGCACTCTTCTTTTGAACCTGTTTCTTTAGAGAAGGTCGCCATAATTCATGACCAAACTCCCTGTTGTTCCCTCTGCCACTATATCTACCCGATTCCCATCCATATTCCTCACGCGTCCCAACGCgaaaatcatcatcaacattcTTAGCAAAACCAATCTCGCCGGTCCCCAATTCGAACCGTGAATCAGGCAACTCCTTAGGTCCCCTCCTCTCATTCAACCACCTCTTGCCTTCGCCATGCCCATCTCTTCTTCCAACCCTGGGAATCTTATCCTCGAATTCCACACTATACCCGCGAACATACCCCCCGGGTTTCAAATCAATATTAATCTCCCTTGACATCGCCGGTGGCGCCCTGCCGAAGCCTCCGTTGGGCAAGTCGTGTCTGGGTGGCAAATCCCCAACGCCGCGGCGGTGGTAATTGTGGTAATTAGCATCATTACCGCTGCCGCAACCAAACTCCTCATCCTTCCTAGGGTTACCCTCATACTCATACtcaagtctccacctggagcgATCGGGATCGTATCGAATCTTTTCGGCCGGATATGCCGAGGGCGGCAGCGAGACCCCTTCACGGTGTTGGCGCAATTCACTGTCAAGATCAACGGGGGTATAATTCCTCGGAAGGAGACAGTCGGGAGCGATCCTACGGCCAGGGTTAGGGTCCCAGCGTGTTTCAGTGTCGAAACGAGGAAAATTGCGGCGGGGGAAAGGATCGCCCGGGAGGATTCGGCTGGCAATCCTGGGGGATTGGGAAAATGGCTGATTGTGGTTGTTGGAGATTGGGTGTTCTTCTTGGAAGGGACGATTAGGGTAGTTAGGGGAATTGAATTGGGGGAATTGGTTTTGATGGGATGGCGGGTGGTTGTTATTGGGGGCATAAGGAGGCGGAGGAGGAGGTGTGCGGATGGTGCGATAGCGGAGGGGTTGTGCTTGGGGAGGAGGGGCTGGCGGAGTGGGGAGGGACGGGGGCGGAGGGGGCGGCGGAGGGAGGTGGCTGTGGTTGTGATGAGGAGGGGGAGGGGCGTACCTAGTGTGGTTGGTGTTGTTGTCGTCGTTGTTGTGATCATGGtggctgtggtggtggtggtggacgTAGTGGGAGTGGTGTTGGTCCATGACAGTTGATAAAGGATGGTAGTGGTACTCTGCGACCAAGTGGGGGATTGGTGGCGGCGGAGATTGGATCGATATCACCCTGCGTGTGTTAGTTAACTTGCAAGGCTCTCCTTTGCTGGATCCAACAACGGCGTTTCCGTGATTTTTGTTTGGAATTGTCGCTCCGGCTGCTTCGGCTGCTTCAGAGTGAATAATTATACAGTAGCCCCACACATCTAAATCTTTTGgcaattaaattcaatgaaattGACTCAAATCTAACAAAACTTGATGTGCGTTCAAAATCAAGCCGTGTTTTTTTATTTCGTATTTTTCCCGTATGCCTCCTTCTATTAATGttactatttctattttttttctcttctttttcatatattattatagttatttttttttaatttttataatttttttgttttattttttaaaaaagaataaaacaaaaaatataaaagaatgaaataaataagaataaataaaaaaataaaagatgagataaaaaatgaaaaagatttttaaatggtacataatttataaaaaaaaaatagtactaaaattctttaataatagcacataatttttttattttgacaaaatatagaaatatttttttaattttgtacttttttatcttattattcttcttcgtttctttcttcttttcttttctcttttgctcttattttttcttttaagaacaTTATTTCTTATATTAGCCTTGAATGAACATGTCTATATCATATTATAATCTTATTTAGTTGAATAAATATAAGTTTACATTTATTGGAttgaatttttgttaaaaatataaatagtaccaaaatttgtttaaaataaatTGCATACTAAAAGAGCACGTTAACTCTATAAAATGAAATAAGATAGtaccaaaattacttaaaattgacactaaaaatttaataacacgacataaaaaatattaaatctttCTAAACAAAATTACACATTCAGTGAATTGAATGCTTatcttatatataaaataatacaaaaatctaaaaaataacactGAAATGTCTTCACTCTTGAAATTTTCAACTAAatgatgtgataaaattaaactcatttcatGAATACTTGAGTTACAGAttcacaaattttaataaaaaaaataagtgaaaGAATTTGTATATAATATCGCAAAATTAAGCATAACACAATAATTCTTCTTTTAAGAAAAGGATGACGTAtctgaaatataaaataatacaataattttttaattttgacaataaaattttattacaaaacacaaaaatttcttctttaatattgtatttttttttctttttattattcttctttcttgcttttttgtTGCTCTTAATTCGTCTTTTAGGAGCATTACTTCTTATATTAGATTTGAATGAACATGTCTGTACTGTATTGCAATcttatttagttgaatgaatgtaggttcacaCTTATTTGAGTTGAATTCTTGTTAgaaacaaaaataacaccaaaatatgTTGACTCTAATACCGAAATGTCTTTACTCCAATACTAAAATTTTCAACTAAATAATGTGATAGAATTAAGAATTTATTTTATGAAAACTTGAGTTGCaaatttacaaattttaatagaaaagaaataaataaaaattttgtagaTAACACAGTGAAATTAAATATAACAAGTACGAAAATTTGA
This region of Arachis hypogaea cultivar Tifrunner chromosome 8, arahy.Tifrunner.gnm2.J5K5, whole genome shotgun sequence genomic DNA includes:
- the LOC112706494 gene encoding uncharacterized protein isoform X14, coding for MDQHHSHYVHHHHHSHHDHNNDDNNTNHTRYAPPPPHHNHSHLPPPPPPPPSLPTPPAPPPQAQPLRYRTIRTPPPPPPYAPNNNHPPSHQNQFPQFNSPNYPNRPFQEEHPISNNHNQPFSQSPRIASRILPGDPFPRRNFPRFDTETRWDPNPGRRIAPDCLLPRNYTPVDLDSELRQHREGVSLPPSAYPAEKIRYDPDRSRWRLEYEYEGNPRKDEEFGCGSGNDANYHNYHRRGVGDLPPRHDLPNGGFGRAPPAMSREINIDLKPGGYVRGYSVEFEDKIPRVGRRDGHGEGKRWLNERRGPKELPDSRFELGTGEIGFAKNVDDDFRVGTREEYGWESGRYSGRGNNREFGHELWRPSLKKQVQKKSALLRIQNAKPSYRNREIEQLRNAGYSAESNTNDFRGKEQCGHVGHGMKQEEREGSPVELDISFESNSLVAKAIVTASTSTVVTDTNMNSVSDADLTPSEKRKKVSVSDSDCSGLEAAKVSRDVVTLNSSSCKVNDCSGSVNDLSLQNNVVNPCSQPCTRETDSVKNEVAGGSTKIHSGKSSPRVVKKKKVVKRVVKKVVGNPKSTMSNSRSVNKVHGCVQPDRVIPSSSSVSVPNKVEPCLEQKNITVDKMSMPGHSSYNLSKDRNQLLEDRNGDLTLLSLGPHSRSRECETDEDSDTQKGAARFESGLNIPNSQSCASTGEAKKIDSECLDANNSVHDLRRMPDTNMVPELLNGSTSKINDVGCDIKQLCQNQESQSCENYSNVRCPQNGFVIDVVDDSVLSSADNIGKSDHTNTYNSASSVYGLISGDLKGSKEKLTVTECGLTGESGFGLMVPTIITKYAILEENPDVINPASSSAMSAPSNSGKIKIHSGTDCIQNAIAVTQGSYSGLVNLEDGTAGQCSDITNDAVKDVSPSYAAISSENCGKEEPFSSSNLSVGFGEGDINNMKKRKARTHSKFLHSKMEGISPKPVNSVSHANDWDTASSVKVKDACCSEVLDQSVQSLGSNLESCLNGIITLHGKKELSEAELCVRDNEIDDANYLSLLSKGIKVTTTSELSDAVVVSKSCADFPVSFSDKQAPEKEVALSSMDVLFSAQSLSCSEDSRKLSDNFVGGSCDARYANNETMSSDHFELKNSDFASYSLREDLDIQFPLLDGECKENGTQMQTDILASGYNKGDMKDSLIHQQSIVSHPSDGDLEEDAPEAPSDVCSQGISEAPERGNLNCTSIQDENNCGDISAVEHGSDLPTCTSPIQHTNKIMKSANATGHSNPVERNLMRQSSQVNSKVSNNGPVSYFSENGSKNTLGGAMPKTQKGRSFIISKSNSKTSASSTHLSNPRTWRRSGNNSQGSLPGNKLSPGKFLPKRQILDRKGNFQNTSYIRKGNSLVRQPTTVSFTQISSVNKSPLSLDELSKSTRSGSRIDVSDQLTLKTGVAEVPQQSQRKPSLSIGTLSEENISSPLVEPPSSGCYENASDPRKLIDINDTPNSSKDDSNQYETPDNQSSPLSKLENQVEANDGHISSFSTKRIVYTKPKTNQLVATSNSRDEKSQTAFSEGYYKRCKNQLVRNMNQTVAVPKATLDSDGQGSCKVLCNRKLSKRQLHKVAGRSFKSLRASLVWTLCGKKSPKNGHNSWHSQRVLPQLFPWKRPTYLRSVIHNSASCSNSTFLSAVRKMDTVYTRSTRGFSLWKSKVLSVGGSSLKWSKSIEKNSKQANEEATLAVAAVERKKREQKGAACVGSHANNDESLSSATADSGLVVKRAYIPRRLVIGNDEYVRIGNGNQLIRDPKKRTRKLANEKVRWSLHTARQRLARKQKYCQFFTRFGKCNKEGGKCPYVHDPSKIAVCTKFLNGLCSTPSCKLTHKVIPERMPDCSYFLQGLCTNRNCPYRHVNVNPKASVCEGFLKGYCADGNECRKKHSCICPTFQATGTCTKGTRCKLHHPEKQKGKKRKRSGDQSNSNSRGRYFASVPINVSEAGIVVIPGQRDLSDDLEGELTDYISLQDDYTKTVGQSLALTLCDSDSLSLQLEDYEVNIKPTLLMKTKGTPRSSWSSVLQS